A single region of the Camelus dromedarius isolate mCamDro1 chromosome 21, mCamDro1.pat, whole genome shotgun sequence genome encodes:
- the PYCR2 gene encoding pyrroline-5-carboxylate reductase 2 isoform X2 yields the protein MSVGFIGAGQLACALARGFTAAGILSAHKIIASSPEMDLPTVSALRKMGVNLTRSNKETVRHSDVLFLAVKPHIIPFILDEIGADVQARHIVVSCAAGVTISSVEKKLMAFQPAPKVIRCMTNTPVVVREGATVYATGTHALVEDGQLLEQLMSSVGFCTEAFMALDALADGGVKMGLPRRLAVRLGAQALLGAAKMLLDSEQHPGQLKDNVCSPGGATIHALHFLESGGFRSLLINAVEASCIRTRELQSMADQEKISPAALKKTLLDRVKLESPTVSTLAPSSPGKLLTRSPAPGGKKD from the exons ATGAGCGTGGGCTTTATCGGCGCTGGCCAGCTGGCCTGCGCCCTGGCGCGAGGCTTCACAGCCGCGG GCATCCTGTCGGCTCACAAGATAATAGCCAGCTCCCCGGAAATGGACCTGCCCACGGTGTCCGCGCTCAGG AAGATGGGTGTAAACCTGACCCGAAGCAACAAGGAGACAGTGAGGCACAGCGATGTCTTGTTCCTGGCCGTGAAGCCACACATTATCCCCTTTATCCTGGATGAGATTGGGGCCGACGTCCAGGCCAGGCACATTGTGGTCTCCTGTGCAGCCGGTGTCACCATCAGCTCTGTGGAGAAG AAGCTGATGGCGTTCCAGCCGGCCCCTAAGGTCATCCGCTGCATGACCAACACGCCTGTAGTGGTGCGGGAGGGCGCCACGGTGTACGCCACAGGCACCCATGCCCTGGTGGAGGACGGGCAGCTCCTGGAGCAGCTCATGAGCAGCGTGGGCTTCTGCACTGAG GCATTCATGGCCCTGGACGCGTTGGCTGATGGTGGGGTGAAGATGGGCCTACCGCGGCGCCTGGCTGTCCGACTGGGTGCGCAGGCCTTGCTG GGGGCTGCCAAGATGCTGCTGGACTCAGAGCAGCATCCAGGCCAGCTCAAGGACAATGTCTGCTCCCCTGGGGGGGCCACCATCCACGCCCTGCACTTCCTAGAGAGTGGGGGCTTCCGCTCCCTGCTCATCAATGCAGTTGAGGCTTCTTGCATCCGAACACG AGAGCTGCAGTCCATGGCTGACCAAGAAAAGATCTCCCCAGCTGCCCTCAAGAAGACTCTCCTGGACAGAGTGAAGCTGGAATCCCCCACGGTGTCTACGCTGGCCCCCTCCAGCCCAGGGAAGCTCCTCACAAGAAGCCCGGCCCCAGGAGGCAAGAAGGACTAA
- the PYCR2 gene encoding pyrroline-5-carboxylate reductase 2 isoform X1 codes for MSVGFIGAGQLACALARGFTAAGILSAHKIIASSPEMDLPTVSALRKMGVNLTRSNKETVRHSDVLFLAVKPHIIPFILDEIGADVQARHIVVSCAAGVTISSVEKKLMAFQPAPKVIRCMTNTPVVVREGATVYATGTHALVEDGQLLEQLMSSVGFCTEVEEDLIDAVTGLSGSGPAYAFMALDALADGGVKMGLPRRLAVRLGAQALLGAAKMLLDSEQHPGQLKDNVCSPGGATIHALHFLESGGFRSLLINAVEASCIRTRELQSMADQEKISPAALKKTLLDRVKLESPTVSTLAPSSPGKLLTRSPAPGGKKD; via the exons ATGAGCGTGGGCTTTATCGGCGCTGGCCAGCTGGCCTGCGCCCTGGCGCGAGGCTTCACAGCCGCGG GCATCCTGTCGGCTCACAAGATAATAGCCAGCTCCCCGGAAATGGACCTGCCCACGGTGTCCGCGCTCAGG AAGATGGGTGTAAACCTGACCCGAAGCAACAAGGAGACAGTGAGGCACAGCGATGTCTTGTTCCTGGCCGTGAAGCCACACATTATCCCCTTTATCCTGGATGAGATTGGGGCCGACGTCCAGGCCAGGCACATTGTGGTCTCCTGTGCAGCCGGTGTCACCATCAGCTCTGTGGAGAAG AAGCTGATGGCGTTCCAGCCGGCCCCTAAGGTCATCCGCTGCATGACCAACACGCCTGTAGTGGTGCGGGAGGGCGCCACGGTGTACGCCACAGGCACCCATGCCCTGGTGGAGGACGGGCAGCTCCTGGAGCAGCTCATGAGCAGCGTGGGCTTCTGCACTGAGGTGGAGGAGGACCTGATAGATGCCGTCACGGGGCTTAGTGGCAGCGGGCCTGCCTAT GCATTCATGGCCCTGGACGCGTTGGCTGATGGTGGGGTGAAGATGGGCCTACCGCGGCGCCTGGCTGTCCGACTGGGTGCGCAGGCCTTGCTG GGGGCTGCCAAGATGCTGCTGGACTCAGAGCAGCATCCAGGCCAGCTCAAGGACAATGTCTGCTCCCCTGGGGGGGCCACCATCCACGCCCTGCACTTCCTAGAGAGTGGGGGCTTCCGCTCCCTGCTCATCAATGCAGTTGAGGCTTCTTGCATCCGAACACG AGAGCTGCAGTCCATGGCTGACCAAGAAAAGATCTCCCCAGCTGCCCTCAAGAAGACTCTCCTGGACAGAGTGAAGCTGGAATCCCCCACGGTGTCTACGCTGGCCCCCTCCAGCCCAGGGAAGCTCCTCACAAGAAGCCCGGCCCCAGGAGGCAAGAAGGACTAA
- the PYCR2 gene encoding pyrroline-5-carboxylate reductase 2 isoform X3 translates to MSVGFIGAGQLACALARGFTAAGILSAHKIIASSPEMDLPTVSALRKLMAFQPAPKVIRCMTNTPVVVREGATVYATGTHALVEDGQLLEQLMSSVGFCTEVEEDLIDAVTGLSGSGPAYAFMALDALADGGVKMGLPRRLAVRLGAQALLGAAKMLLDSEQHPGQLKDNVCSPGGATIHALHFLESGGFRSLLINAVEASCIRTRELQSMADQEKISPAALKKTLLDRVKLESPTVSTLAPSSPGKLLTRSPAPGGKKD, encoded by the exons ATGAGCGTGGGCTTTATCGGCGCTGGCCAGCTGGCCTGCGCCCTGGCGCGAGGCTTCACAGCCGCGG GCATCCTGTCGGCTCACAAGATAATAGCCAGCTCCCCGGAAATGGACCTGCCCACGGTGTCCGCGCTCAGG AAGCTGATGGCGTTCCAGCCGGCCCCTAAGGTCATCCGCTGCATGACCAACACGCCTGTAGTGGTGCGGGAGGGCGCCACGGTGTACGCCACAGGCACCCATGCCCTGGTGGAGGACGGGCAGCTCCTGGAGCAGCTCATGAGCAGCGTGGGCTTCTGCACTGAGGTGGAGGAGGACCTGATAGATGCCGTCACGGGGCTTAGTGGCAGCGGGCCTGCCTAT GCATTCATGGCCCTGGACGCGTTGGCTGATGGTGGGGTGAAGATGGGCCTACCGCGGCGCCTGGCTGTCCGACTGGGTGCGCAGGCCTTGCTG GGGGCTGCCAAGATGCTGCTGGACTCAGAGCAGCATCCAGGCCAGCTCAAGGACAATGTCTGCTCCCCTGGGGGGGCCACCATCCACGCCCTGCACTTCCTAGAGAGTGGGGGCTTCCGCTCCCTGCTCATCAATGCAGTTGAGGCTTCTTGCATCCGAACACG AGAGCTGCAGTCCATGGCTGACCAAGAAAAGATCTCCCCAGCTGCCCTCAAGAAGACTCTCCTGGACAGAGTGAAGCTGGAATCCCCCACGGTGTCTACGCTGGCCCCCTCCAGCCCAGGGAAGCTCCTCACAAGAAGCCCGGCCCCAGGAGGCAAGAAGGACTAA
- the LEFTY2 gene encoding left-right determination factor 2: protein MQPLWLCWALWALPLAGPGAALTEEQVLSSLLQQLHLSKVPVLGKADMEGLVIPAHVRAQYVALLQRSHGTRSRGKRFSQNFREVAGRFLVSEASTHLLVFAMEQRLPPNSELVQAVLRLFQEPVPKAALRRHERLFPRSDRARVTVQWLHVRDDGSNRTSLIDSRLVSIHESGWKALDVTEAVNFWQQLHRPRQPLLLQVSVQREHLGPLASSAHRLIRFTSQGPSGAGQGEPQLELHTLDFRDYGAQGNCDPKAPITEGTRCCRQEMYIDLQGLKWAENWVLEPPGFLAYECVGTCQQPPESLTFKWPFLGPRQCIASETTSLPMIVSMEEGGKRRPQVVSLPNMRVQKCSCAWDGAPVPRKLAP from the exons ATGCAGCCCCTGTGGCTCTGCTGGGCACTCTGGGCGCTGCCCCTGGCCGGCCCCGGGGCGGCCCTGACCGAGGAGCAGGTCCTGAGCAGTCTGCTGCAGCAGCTGCACCTCAGCAAGGTCCCTGTCCTGGGCAAGGCCGACATGGAGGGGCTGGTCATCCCTGCCCACGTGAGGGCCCAGTACGTGGCCCTGCTGCAGCGCAGCCACGGGACCCGCTCCCGGGGGAAGAGGTTCAGCCAGAACTTCCGAG AGGTGGCCGGCAGGTTCCTGGTATCTGAGGCCTCCACGCACCTGCTGGTGTTCGCCATGGAGCAGCGGCTGCCGCCCAACAGCGAGCTGGTGCAGGCGGTGCTGCGCCTGTTCCAGGAGCCGGTCCCCAAGGCCGCGCTCCGCAGGCATGAGCGGCTCTTTCCGCGCAGCGACCGCGCCCGGGTCACCGTCCAGTGGCTGCACGTCCGCGACGACGGCTCCAACCGCACCTCCCTCATCGACTCCAG GCTGGTGTCCATCCACGAGAGCGGCTGGAAGGCCTTGGACGTGACCGAGGCGGTGAACTTCTGGCAGCAGCTGCACCGGCCCCGGCAGCCGCTGCTTCTGCAGGTGTCGGTGCAGCGGGAGCACCTGGGTCCGCTGGCCTCCAGCGCCCACAGGCTGATCCGCTTCACCTCCCAGGGGCCGTCGGGCGCCGGGCAGGGGGAGCCCCAGCTGGAGCTGCACACCCTGGACTTCAGGGACTACGG AGCTCAGGGAAATTGTGATCCTAAGGCGCCAATCACTGAGGGCACCCGCTGCTGCCGCCAGGAGATGTACATTGACCTGCAGGGATTGAAGTGGGCTGAGAACTGGGTCCTGGAGCCCCCAGGCTTCCTGGCCTATGAGTGTGTGGGCACCTGCCAGCAGCCCCCAGAGTCCCTTACCTTCAAGTGGCCATTTCTGGGGCCGCGACAGTGCATCGCCTCGGAGACGACCTCGCTGCCCATGATTGTCAGCATGGAGGAGGGAGGCAAGCGCAGGCCCCAGGTAGTCAGCCTGCCCAACATGAGGGTGCAGAAGTGCAGCTGTGCCTGGGACGGGGCGCCCGTGCCAAGGAAGCTGGCGCCATAG